GTAagagaaaacgtgattcatcagaccaggccaccttcttccatttcttccagttcttatgctgaTGTGTCCATTTTAAGTGCTTTTGGCTGCAgacagtcagggtgcccatgctgacccctcagcatgggcaccctgactggtctgcagctacacagccccatattCAACAAACTTTAGtgctctgtgtgttctgacacttttCTATTAGAACCAAcaataactttttcagcaatttgaaccACAGTagggatttgaccacacggacCAGCCTTCGCCCCACACGTGCATCAACGAGctttggctgcccatgaccctgtagTCTGTTCACTGTTATTGCTtcattggaccacttttgataggtgctgaccactgcagaccgggaacaccccacaagagctgcagttttggagatgccctGACTCAATTGTCAAGCCATCACAAGTaagcccttgtcaaagttgctcataTCCTTACACTTTTACCTTCTTCCAACACATCACTTTGATGATGAAAGGTTCACTTGCTGTCTAATACATCCCACCCACTTACAagcgccatgataacaagattatcagtgtcattcacttcacctgtcagtggtcataatgttatggctgattggtgtatatggaCAGAGGTCTTTGCTGTGATGTGACTTTTACATGTATAGTATTATCCATACTAAATGATGAACATCAAAAAGTTAAAAGCAAAACCCACTGTTTTGTAGTTTTACATATTTCTTCCACAAGTTAGGTGTTACTGAAGGGAAAATCTTGCTTTAGGATCAGCAGCATCCCTTGAGAATATACAGAGATTTTGGTAATTTTATTAGACAGCAAAATCCTatcttaaatattacattatattgtttgCAGTTTTTGAACTTTGTCTTGGGACAGAGagggtttttttaaagttatatctCTAGCGAAAGTACCTTGTTTGGtacctattttaacatttattagtatttaatattattacacaCATGGTACAGGAAGAGGGGCAATCTTCAAATTGAAAAAGGGCATGAAAAGGCTTAGGGTATTACACATGCAGCATTAAAGAGAAGTGAAATAGCATTTAATGTCTATGAGTTCCTTGCAAATGATTGCAACGTATTAGAAGCCTTTATGTTGTATattgttgtgtattttatataattgttacTTGCTACCTCTTAAGTTATATCGCCATTCTAACACTAATTGCAGCTCACATGCAAAATCCAATGTTGTTATTTACCAAAGAACaatattttcttctaaattGTGCCTTCATGGTGACCCTGGTGCTGTTGGTTCTAACGATGTGCTGTAGACTGATGAAGGGTTGATGGTAGTTAATGATATGAAGTTCTAGTGGATGAATATTAGAGGTCAGGTATTGGTCTATTTTAGTCGAGTGTTTGGGTGGGTTCTGTTGTAAAATGggaggtatttttattttcttgattaATGACGTAGAAGAAAACTCTCCTACATTGTGACTGTGAATGTCCTCTTGTTTTgttctaaatcatttttaacagtTGCATCGCTATATAAAAAGGATAACATCTGCATCTCAGTTGGGCCGCACATTATACGATGAACATGGAGAATTTGCATACCATTACATAATTACAAACTGGGTGTTTTTATCAAATAAGTCTGCATTTAGAAACATTGTGGGTAACTTCACTGAGTGGGCTCCAGATGGTCAGCAGCTAATCATTGACTCGCATTTAGCAATATGGAGGAACAAAGACAAccaggtaagggggggggggattattgtttttgttttccaacaTTAAAATTAAGCTACATTTCTATAAACTTTACAGGCATagagtatattaaaaataatttaacagaaataatataaactCACCAGCACCATACATCCTAAAGATGGTAAAACAAAACCACTTTGACGGTGTAATGGCTCTAACTTGTGAAAAACCTTGTAGCATGAGAGCCATAAACGTCACACTTTAGACTGACCATCCTAAACACCCACTAACcagacctcccagccagacctcGCTAAGCCAGGCACcagaaaacctcccccagacaacacacaaatgtCCAGGCAAGTATTTCCTCCCTTACCTCAGGGATACCTCAGGGTTTTTTTAGGGAATCTCCTTGCCCCGGGAGGACAGAGGAAATTCTTCTTTCCACAACAGTCTCTGATCGCCAGGCTCCAGGTTTGAATGCCCAGCACCTATGCCTGATGCAGACCACATAGGAATCATAGACTGGATCCTGCAAAAGCTCTAGTCTCTTCGAAAAGCCTGCATGGATCCAAGCTGTTAGTCCTAAAAAAAGCaacatgtacctgcgccccaaccATTTGCTCattctttattaatttataagagTGGCTCAAAcaagaactatttttttttctgtttgtagatTCCAAGGTCTCAGTGTTCAGAGAACTGTTTGCCTGGATATCGAAAAGTTCTGAGACCTGGAACACAAATCTGCTGCTACGACTGTGTCCGGTGCTCAGAGGGAGAGATATCCAACAGATCTGGtataatagattatatagaatCATACACATAATTTACTCATAGTATGTGTGTAGGAATGAAAGCCTGCTCCTGGTAAGGTAGAGGGTGGAGTCATGGGcctaggaacccctaaaaatctggggggcagcatgagttactgggggttCTTATGCCcatgggtggagttgggggGTATTGAGAGCCACAAGGAGAGGCAGGTGTAGCTATAAGTGATCACAATAATAGACAAACAAGACAGGCATGGGTTGACTAGAGCTGGGCATAACCTCCCCACCCGGGAGGAGCAGAAAAACTACCTGTCAGCCGACAACCAGCTGTGATACCAAGCACCTTACAGATATTCTGAGAAAGACCTTTTTACACAAGCTCCAACCTCCATGCTTCTGCACACAGCTGGTTCACTTTCACAAATGCGCCTCAGTGCACTAAAAAACccccattaaaaacataaaaagtagtaatggtttaaccccttaatgacaaaatgcattgttttcaatgggtttgggAACTGTACATTTACTCAAGAAATCTACTTATAgtggggttttgtttttgttccttgTTTGGTCTTTGAGCTCCTCCGTTATATTTACTTCCATGTGAGATGAGTGGACCAGATTCttggcaaaagtggtagaggttagtgCAGCAAGTGACttgaaacacgcatgggataggcatatgattCCTGAAACTAAAACAAGGCGAAGGAAAATTGGGGCGATTAGATTTGCggctatttttgtttgttatctTCAGTTCAAATCtaagaaatgtaaacaaaaagaaGTAATTTAACATTAGTTAATATGGATACACTTAGTGGGAGGgaactatatactatattatattttatgtttaatttacatattgagaCATAATGTTACTTTACGTTATTTTTCAGACAGTGAAAACTGCATTGTTTGCCCAAGTGATAAATGGTCTAATGAGAAAAGGGATCGATGTATTCCAAAATCGGTGGAGTTTCTATCATATTTGGATGCAGTTGCTGCTGTTTTATCCTTTGTATCAATTCTGTTTTGTCTTGTAACTGTTGTAATATTACTGATCTTCATTGTCTTCAGAGATACCCCAATTGTGAAAGCCAATAACAAGAACCTCAGCTTCCTCCTCTTGGTCTCCATCATGCTGAGctttctctgtgtgtttctgttcctcGGTCGTCCTGAGGATGTAACCTGCATGCTGCGCCAAACAGCTTTTGGAGTCCTCTTCTCATTAGCCGTGTCTTGTATTTTAAGCAAAACAATCATGATCTATATTGTTTTCAAAGCCGCGAAACCCGGCAGCTCCTGGGCAAACTGGGTCAGTGTGAAAGTCTCCAATTCTATAGTACTGCTCTGCTCATCCATTCaagttatcattaatatttcctGGTTGGCCATTTCCCCCCCATTTCAGGAGCTGGACATGCACTCTTATCAGGGAAAGATCATCGTTCAGTGTAATGAGGGCTCGGTTATTGCCTTCTACAGTGTCCTGGGTTATATGGGGCTCCTGGCAGCTCttagttttattatagcttttttagccaggacattaccggacagttttaatgaggccaagtacatcaccttcagcatgctggtgttctgcagcgTTTGGATTGCGTTGATCCCGGCCTATCTGAGCACCAAAGGGAAGAACATGGTGGCCGTAGAGATTTTTGCCATAGTGGCTTCAAGTGCAGGACTTCTAggatgtatatttattccaaaatgcTATGTAATTCTTTTTAGACAGGAattgaatacaaaaacatatttacttggAAGCAGAATTAAAGGTTTAACCAAATAGTTATAAGAACCATATTCtgaattatatgtattattatcttATAACTGTCAATGGTCAATTTTAGAAACTTGAATTAGTTTTCTGGacatcaaaatacatttttgcacaCAAAACCCTATATACTTTTAAGAAgcatatatcttttttataacAGGCAACTATTTTATCCTGCAAGAAAGGTGAGGCGTCCACATGTTGCAAAGCACAGAGATAAACTCAACACCACACAAAGCAAGACACACACGACAGGAACCAAATAAACCTCTGTAGACATAGtgtaaatataatgtttatgcCCATCGTATCAGTATAAATGAGTTAATGACTGCATTCAGAACAATTAAAAGATTCCCTTATTGGAATTCAGATGATGCAGACTTCATGTCAGACATTAAAGTAAACTGAAAACAAATccctaaattattttgtgtttccttCTCCACTTGATCATTTGCATACCgattgtgacggaaccctccatcactggggccattggagaggcctgactggctttgtaaagacttctgtgtcacccccagaagtatatcacctcatcacttgctgaggggattatctctggcagacagccaggatctgcagccagggagtgaccgccattgttttagtttcatGTCAGCCCCCACCCCCATGGTGCACTACTATGTTGTAGCCCCAGTCAAACCTTGAAACTGATttcggccagtaatagatagtggaggttgggaccctattgtactgttaatcccgttactgcccctgttgtctctgggaggcagattaaggggcggtttgtatcgcaatatcttgatttatgttaatatgtggTTTGCTGGCTATTTCCAGtactgtgtgtgaaaaataaagcagtcttcattttgcttataccctacactgagtcttggctagtgactgggaaccCGGGGAAATTGGGTTGTCACAGGCTAAGGAAGCACAATTCAGGGGAGGTAGTTGATCGGACCACACAGCTCCATGACACCAatagttgaaaatattttaaaggacaaTAATATCTAATTATTGCTTGGTTGGGCAGTGAATCCCGTCTGATACTACACTTTATTTCATGGAATAAATACTGTGACATTAAAGGTTGTAACCCTTCCAAACATAGTCGCCTGATAAACTCATCTATACTAATATGAAGTTATTTGCTAGTATGACCAGAGCTCAAGCCAACTTGGGATGACATTCGTGCCTACTCACATTGATGACCTAGAACTCCATTCAAATTAATGCTGAGTCAACCGCCAGATTCTTATGGTAACTTCACTGATAAAGCACTAGGATAGGCAAAATTACTTACAACATGCCCCCAACTCTCCCAATTTacgcgggacagtcccgattttgggtccCTGTCCCGCTGTaccgcctatcccttcctctgtcccgctttgcaggagCAGAAGAAGGGTGAGGCAAGATCagtactcacctcaggtgcagctgcggggggcacacagccgcccgatcagcgactgcagcctgcagactagctgggagatcgcaatctccctctagtcggttCAACATTAGGgacacttcagacctcgctttactgctccctaatcactacgtgccggcaaataatgccgagcgcggggatatgacgtcatccctacACTCGGCAGCaatagccggcacgtagtgatgagggagcagacctcgcgctcccaccgcaggatacaggatggaggcagaaggatgAAGGAAGACGGATGGaagaaaaggtaagagatggggagaaaggggtgtaatggcagtgtatgtgtatgtatgtgtttgtgtatgtgtgtgtatgggccagtgtgtgtaagagcagtgttggtatttgttagctggtgtgtaaagccagtgtatgtgtatatatgtgtgtgtaagggcagtgcctatgtgtgtaaggggagtgtatgtgtgtaaaggcattgtacatgtatatgtgtgtgtgtgtaagggcagtgtacatgtatgtatgtgtgtgtgtgtgtgtgtgtgtaagggcagtgtacgagtatgtgtgtgtaaaggaagtgtATGTGACGATGCAagcgcaacattgtaaagtgcaattgcttgcatcagtgagttccgcgagatttaaaaacataaaaagtgtccctctttcacattttgaaatgttggtagGTATGCTTACTGTACGTCTTAACTCTGCCACTCTTGGGtctattcatagaaacatagaatctgacagcagataaaaccTATTTGGCCTGTTTTTTCCTGATGCATCATTTAGGTCTTGATCAgttcttgatcttgtcttagcttAACAATAGCTTTGTGTCCCTTGTATGCATGCTTCGTTTACTGTATCGGCCTCTACCACTGGTAGTAAAGTACATTAGAAGAATAATGCACTTggcatatacattttaactttttcccaaCTACCTACCAGTAGTGAAGTACCCCACCTGCAATGAAAAACCCttcactgcaggggacctgaaacctcctctctggcagccggtgaacggcTGTtcaatgcacacagacaacctccactccTGCactccacttccgccggggcctCTATGATGGAGCCTGACACTAATTCATTGTGTCAGGCTCCaaccaggctgtggagctgcttccttttagttccccctgtctcgctagagttcccccagtctcgctagagttcctccagtctcgctagagttcccccAGTCTCGCTATGCTTCTAATTCCTTGATTCCATTTCTGCTCTtcgcttcagctctgcttcctttataaggtgtgggACACCATTATGTTTGCCTCAGTTTACAGACTCAGGTCCAGAAACAGGCATGCTCCATAACAGGCAGGAAGAGCTGACAAAACACCGTAACCAGAATAACGGAAAAACAAAGTCCAGACAGAAACGGCTGACGAGCCTAAAGCGCTGCATCTCAGCtgctgcgcaataactcctgaaaaccatctttgggcgctctgggtcattacagttgtctTTATGGACCCAGATCCTGACATATTGTCTTTGGAAGAAATAAAAGGTTGTGTGATTTGCATCTGTGAAAATTACCGGTGGGTAGGTTGTGTCATGAATGTAGGGTCACAGAAGGTTTTAATCACTTTCCTACCTCCCAATGGCCCATCCCTATCCTATGTGTACCCTCACCAGCCAGACATATTGAACAAGTTCTCACTAAGGTTCATCCACTCATTACTACTGGACAAAAATTACACATTAACTTCTGCGGACTAGTAAATCTCAGAAGAAAAGCTACAGGGGAAGACACTAACTTGTCCTCAAAgttatatgacatcacatattttattataccatCATTTACATTAACAAGTGGCAAGGTATTTCATTGagtgtgagattttttactCCTGTTCCCAAAGCCCAAACTAATACCaaagaaacaatgcatttaagtgtataacatattttttacccagaatattaaaaacacacttttttttttagattcaaGGTCAAGGGTCACATCATTTGATACTTAGCTTCTACCTCAATTAGAAGAAAAGCTTGCTGGGGAAAGTGTACTTTTTCCACATTGGCAACCCTACTGTATAATCATACCTGCCCGGCATTCCCGGAAGTTTGCCGGGTGAAGCTCCGCTAAGAaaaatatggccatatagtgttacAGAATCTCCAATATACAGAAAACACAGTCCAAGGGCAGCCGAGTGAGCTACACGGAAACAAAGTTATGGATCCTTCCTCTGACTGCTAGAGTTAGGTAAATACGGATCTGCCCATGAATCCTATCCTACTCTGATGTGGAAGAAAGGAATGGTCCCCAAGAAACAAACAATGGCAGGCTAACGAGATGAAGCTACTGAGATAAGACACAGTCCTCAGACAAACAAACAAGGGATGAAGCTTCACCTACCCAGGTtagggcagaaaaaaacacttaagaTAAATGGGAGGTTCTGGGACGCTTGTAATTTCTTGTCCTACCTGGATAGGCAAAGCTCTCACCTATATATCCTACTGAGAATGACTTGAAACCCTGCTTTGTAACTTCTTGCAGTAGGTATGgttacttttttcctttctgtaaccATTTTGTACACACATTCTTTCCTACATTGACCATTTTGTTACCCTATAGATATACAGGTACAGACACAAAAGGTGAAGCAAGATTAGGAAATACCTGTAAGACTTGAGTTTTCATTACTCTCAAACCCCTCAATtcagatattttaaaatgctaccctatagggtactatttGAGGGTGGATGTAGCCCActagaatatgaaaaaatatctaTGTGGGGTGTAATAATGGAATGTTCCCGAACATTAATCCGATCATTGTTTAGCTGAGGCATTGAGGCACCTACTGTGACGAAGttctcaaaattattattttttgcatgtttcgtTGGTTTCAAACAAAAGCCCTATTTTTTCGGAACAAAAGTGATGCATAGTTTGTGTGGGAATATCTAACATGGGACTCTTGATAAAACTAACAAATAGTAGAAATGTCACAAGCTGTATGGAACGTGTGCTACTAAAAAGCCTCGGTAAGGTAAAGGTAGTGCTGCTCTCACACTGCAGAAACACTTTCCTTATTCCAGACAGTGAtgataaatgacctggcaataggcgtttaaaatcatgtttctgtgtttgcagatgacactgaactaggtaaagtaatattactgtgctgcagagagatttagatagactgggggaatgggcacacaaatggcagatgaaatttaatgtagataaatgtaaagttatgcacttcggggtagggaatgcacaagcaacctacatactaaacggtagtgaattagggataaagacaaatgagaaagatttgggaattgttatagacaacaaactaggcaacaatgtgcgatgtcagtcagcagccgctaaagccagtaaggtattgtcgtgtataaaaaggggcatcaatttgcgggataaaaatataattttgcccctttataaatcaatggtaaggccacaccttgaatatgctgtgcaattttgggcaccttttctaaagcaggatatcatagcactagaaagggttcAGAGGCGGGctgcaaaattaataaaaggaatggagcactatagttatgaagaaagggatatgatagcattatgataatatataatatatatgataatatattcagggccaatacaaaccattgtgtggaaatctgttcataaacaggactatgcttAAGACGCTGGGTCAcgtgtttagactggaagaaaggagatttagtataaagcagaggaaagggttttttacagtaaggacagtaaggatgtggaattctctgcctgcagaggtagttttatcagagtctgtacagacgtttaaacagcaactggacgaatacttggaaaaacataatacttGGGGataaaatctttaattatggggaaaccgcgtattgatccaaggagaaatctgaatgccattttggggtcaagaaggaattttttccctggttagtgcaaaatcgAAAGGAGCCAAACTgggttcttttggatcaacagcaaaaaattttcagatataggaaaggctgaacttgatggacgcatgtcttttttcagcctaactatatgtatgtaacatatatatatatatatatatatatataactatgacACAATATGGCATGGGGgcaggaggtcccgctgacatcgcagGATGACACCAATGTTGGAGATGAAGTAGGTGGGGAGCACCGCACCCCCGGCGGCAGAACCCAGAGAAATCGCATCCTCTggatagttttttttcagagcatttgctctgataaTCAAACAcatacggtatttatttataCGTTCAAACGGGTCACATCCCCACTTCACATATTACCCTATAAATGCATTCAGGAATATTATagcatttatatattatcaGCTATAATATGAGGCCCTGATAGCCTCACAAGCTatcagccaataaaggtatcacctATACTAAATTTACTTTACATAcagatatagatttatatacattatagtgCTTCCCACAGTAATATACAGGTATAGAGTTATATACATCAGAGTTTTATATACCTGAGATAGTAATATTcagatattgatttatatactgATATAGAATTATATCACTGTTATATAGAGTTATACACATAAGAGATTCATATACTGATATATAGAGTTATATACTGCTAAAGCTtactgatatacatatatatatatatatatatatatatacatatatatatatatagttctataCATCATATAGTTATATTCCTAATATTTAGAGTTATATACATTAGataattatatactgatatCTAGATTAGAGAATTATATAGTGATACATAGAGTTATATACATTAGAGAATTATATACTGATAAATAGAGTTATATACTAATAAAGTACTCACAGCACTTCAGTTGCTGGTGCCCTGAATACAGGTAACTTAGGAAGAGTTTTAAACATCTGGGGCCCtaaacagcatttatttttcctgaAGTAAAATCTCAGACCCCTCACAGCTGTGTATTATGTATGCAGCTCCCGCCATTTTCTCACTCACTTTTACTGCTGCATCTGCTGATGGGCCCCTCAGCCACTGCCAGGACTCAAAATGGAGGAGCTACATGCAGGTCCTGTGATCAGCTGCACCAATCAGGTGACAGTGAGGCATTGCCTGGGTGTTTATGGATGGATGTGGGAGGCTGGAGGGCAGAGAATGAGAGGGAAGCAGGAAGGAAGAAGCTCCAAGGTGACAGAGCTCAGGATTAGGCCCAAAGTGACTGATTAGATTTTTGTGCTCTCCCTGTGAGAGACTGTGTTGAGGAAGCTGGAGCGTCCTCCTAAGCAGAGAGGAGCTGGTGAGGCCACTGCAGCTTCACAGTCCCTTAAACCCCAGAGTACCCTGTGTCTGCAGAGTGAGTGCTGTGTCCTGCGCATGCTGAGCTCTGCTGGAGGGAAGGCTCCTCATGTCTGCTGAGAATGAAGCTGCCGGTGAGTCTGACAGAGAGGGTCCAGTAGGTGGCCATTACCCATACACCACTTGTGCTGCAGGCAGGGGGCTGTGAGGTACCTGTGTGCTACTTGactgacatttaaagggacagcgctATCTAAAAGGGCCCACGTGTAGCTCCGCTCTCCAGGAACTGTGTGGTGAGGGGGTTGTTTAGAAGGGGTATTGGGATAGTCGGGTAGTCAGATATGATATTCCTATTACTGCTGCTGATATTAATACTCGTGGGTATCTGATGCCCTGTCCCCTGTATCTTACATTAATACTGTAAAGCTcctgttaaagagacagtttaaaatccactcactactttacattgtaacagagAGTCTTTtcctcagtgttgtcacataaaaaatataataaaatatttacaaaaatgttagggatgtactcacttttgtgagatactgtgtgtgtatatatagatatatatattatatactcacacacattatatgACCAAAGGTATGTGGGCACCTGTCCATCCTCTTTTAagaagcctttccagaagattttaaagtgtgtctgtgggaattggTTTCTGTCACTCTTTATTGGAACTAGGGGGCCTAAATCCTGAAATAAATATCTTCAGATCATTATGCCTTCTCCACCAAAcaagtaggcactatgcattccagtaggtaaTGTTCTCCTGACATCCGATAAACCCAGATTCattcatcagacttccagatagagAAGCATGATTCATCATTCATCCAAGTCCTGTGGTATTCCTTTATTGAACAataaaaactagacttgggcaccagggggctcttcgtgttcgtcttcgtgctcgtcttcggcaaaaaaaaaaccttcgtattccgcgaatattcgcctggtcctgtcttctcttcgggcgaatattcgcggacattcttcgtgctcgggttttcttcgttttccccggttaaggggttaaaacggggttaaagccgctctggcgccaggagtttaaatgtccgtatgagcaactctattggtcgtctgccattggttgatggcagacgagccccctgctggcgaccaatagggtcgctcgtacagaatgttatactcctggtgccgtaattgtttggcagatcccgctggtctccctgttctatcatttattaactgatcgaacagggagaccagtgggatgtgccgggtaagttgcagcattgggattttaaaagtctgtacgagcgaccaacagagtcgctcgtacagacttttaggctcctggtgctgtaacttacccggcacatcccactggtctctctgttctatcagttaaatgtccgtacgagcgaccaatcaagtcgctcgtacggacatttaactgatagaacagggagaccagtgggatgtgccgggtaagttacagcattggggttttaaaagtctgcacgagcgactctgttggtcgttcgtgcagacttttgaaaccccaatgctgcaacttacccggcacatcccactggtctccctccctgttcaattaattaaatgtccgtacgagcgaacaataaagtcgctcgtatggacatttaactaattgaacagggagggagaccagtggcatcggcagggtaagttgcagcattgaggttttaaaaccccaatgctgcaacttgccctgccgatgccactggtctttaactaattgaacagggagg
The DNA window shown above is from Spea bombifrons isolate aSpeBom1 chromosome 1, aSpeBom1.2.pri, whole genome shotgun sequence and carries:
- the LOC128467994 gene encoding vomeronasal type-2 receptor 26-like: MRQRAPKEGLGRYPQKLEEVEESERRSEIQSPAPACHLQVIKPYEDFEYFKDGDIIIGGVLTVNNQMRNFFFGQDHFSPKLVCVAPGLMDYINLLVFLFTIETLNNDPNILPNITLGYHIYDSCLDERKAVKSILQILSGRGMTVPNYSCANSNNVAGFIGDHHSTTTIPIAQLLGVHGYAQISYGATDYALSDRRVYPHFFRSVQNYLVYNKIILKILKHFGWTWVGILAVDDDTGETESQALRAYLTSYGICISFTVKISLSQELSENMKMIGKRKLFVKDHLNVGVSPRVFISVLAGQGVDSTTLNVCCCIWHQDVSNRWGLNGCILVLCFLQLHRYIKRITSASQLGRTLYDEHGEFAYHYIITNWVFLSNKSAFRNIVGNFTEWAPDGQQLIIDSHLAIWRNKDNQIPRSQCSENCLPGYRKVLRPGTQICCYDCVRCSEGEISNRSDSENCIVCPSDKWSNEKRDRCIPKSVEFLSYLDAVAAVLSFVSILFCLVTVVILLIFIVFRDTPIVKANNKNLSFLLLVSIMLSFLCVFLFLGRPEDVTCMLRQTAFGVLFSLAVSCILSKTIMIYIVFKAAKPGSSWANWVSVKVSNSIVLLCSSIQVIINISWLAISPPFQELDMHSYQGKIIVQCNEGSVIAFYSVLGYMGLLAALSFIIAFLARTLPDSFNEAKYITFSMLVFCSVWIALIPAYLSTKGKNMVAVEIFAIVASSAGLLGCIFIPKCYVILFRQELNTKTYLLGSRIKGLTK